In Vicia villosa cultivar HV-30 ecotype Madison, WI unplaced genomic scaffold, Vvil1.0 ctg.000041F_1_1_1, whole genome shotgun sequence, the following are encoded in one genomic region:
- the LOC131622721 gene encoding GATA transcription factor 8-like yields the protein MVGPNFMDEIDCGSFFDHIDDLLDFPVDDVDATAAASLSTVTSAANCNSLASIWPNESDSFPASDSVFSGNSPSDLSVELSVPYEDILPLEWLSTFVEDSFSEGSLTMKKVEQPPSSCVTTKEDSVHNQFQTSSPVSVLESSSSCSGGKTMTPAGIYIPVPCGRARTKRPRPATFNPRSAMQLISPTSSSVGENVQPNVISTKAAASSDFDNFAESQIVAKKPKLPSGEPKKKKKIKMPLPAAPADSGDQNGSLPVRKCMHCEITKTPQWRAGPLGPKTLCNACGVRYKSGRLFPEYRPAASPTFCPSLHSNSHKKVLEMRTKDSDSSGFESHSAASPELIPNTNSILALEYI from the exons ATGGTTGGACCAAACTTCATGGACGAGATTGACTGTGGTAGCTTCTTTGACCACATCGACGATTTGCTCGATTTCCCCGTCGACGACGTCGATGCCACCGCCGCCGCTTCGCTGTCGACCGTCACCTCCGCCGCGAACTGCAACTCACTGGCGAGTATTTGGCCTAATGAGTCTGACTCGTTTCCTGCCTCTGACTCGGTGTTTTCCGGCAACAGTCCTTCTGACCTCTCGGTGGAGCTTTCCGTTCCG TATGAAGACATTCTTCCATTGGAATGGCTGTCAACTTTTGTGGAGGACTCATTTTCTGAGGGGAGTCTCACAATGAAGAAAGTTGAGCAACCACCATCATCATGTGTCACCACTAAGGAGGACTCTGTGCATAACCAATTCCAGACATCAAGTCCAGTTTCTGTCCTTGAAAGCAGCAGTTCCTGCTCTGGCGGAAAGACGATGACGCCAGCAGGGATTTACATCCCAGTGCCTTGTGGACGTGCACGCACCAAGCGTCCACGTCCTGCAACCTTCAACCCCCGTTCCGCCATGCAGCTCATTTCCCCTACTTCCTCTTCTGTTGGGGAGAATGTGCAGCCTAATGTTATCTCCACCAAGGCGGCTGCATCGTCAGATTTTGACAATTTTGCTGAGTCTCAAATTGTAGCCAAGAAACCAAAGCTCCCTTCTGGAGAacctaagaagaaaaagaagatcaAAATGCCGCTTCCTGCTGCTCCGGCTGACAGCGGCGATCAGAATGGTTCGCTGCCTGTTAGGAAATGCATGCATTGTGAAATAACCAAGACACCACAATGGAGGGCAGGTCCATTGGGGCCGAAAACACTCTGCAATGCTTGTGGCGTGCGCTACAAGTCAGGTCGGCTTTTCCCTGAATACCGTCCTGCTGCCAGTCCAACCTTTTGTCCTTCATTGCACTCCAATTCTCACAAGAAGGTCCTTGAAATGAGAACCAAGGACAGTGATAGCTCTGGTTTTGAATCACATTCAGCTGCCTCTCCAGAACTCATCCCAAACACTAACAGCATTCTCGCCCTGGAATACATTTGA